In Burkholderia gladioli, a genomic segment contains:
- a CDS encoding GntR family transcriptional regulator: protein MSDSPLSPELADDEQAVNRANPLAEQVYQQLKSDIFGFRLLPGDRFSETDIARHYGVSRTPMRDGLFRLQREGYLEVGFRRGWKVAPIDFAQLDQLYELRIVLELAAIERLTAGAGNWADALATLHATWCVAPEARETDPAEMFRMDEAFHRQLVAATGNAEMLRVHNEVTERIRIVRRLDFLKAHRTSATYEEHAKMIRLLERGAIAEAGMLLRAHITQSRLEVRKITLSMLAEARGSKLPFVL, encoded by the coding sequence GTGAGCGATTCCCCTCTCTCCCCCGAACTCGCCGACGACGAGCAGGCGGTCAATCGCGCCAACCCGCTCGCCGAGCAGGTCTACCAGCAGTTGAAGAGCGATATCTTCGGCTTCCGGCTGCTGCCGGGCGACCGCTTCTCCGAAACCGATATCGCCAGGCATTACGGCGTATCGCGCACGCCGATGCGCGACGGGCTGTTCCGGCTGCAGCGCGAGGGTTATCTGGAGGTGGGTTTCCGGCGCGGCTGGAAGGTCGCGCCGATCGACTTCGCCCAGCTCGACCAGCTCTACGAGCTGCGCATCGTGCTGGAGCTCGCCGCGATCGAGCGGCTCACGGCCGGCGCCGGCAACTGGGCCGATGCGCTGGCCACGCTGCACGCCACCTGGTGCGTCGCGCCCGAGGCGCGCGAGACCGATCCCGCCGAGATGTTCCGCATGGACGAAGCCTTCCACCGCCAGTTGGTGGCGGCTACCGGCAATGCCGAGATGCTGCGCGTGCACAACGAGGTGACCGAGCGGATCCGCATCGTGCGGCGGCTCGACTTCCTGAAGGCGCATCGCACCTCGGCCACCTACGAGGAACACGCCAAGATGATCCGCCTGCTGGAGCGCGGCGCGATCGCCGAGGCCGGCATGCTGCTGCGCGCCCACATCACGCAGAGCCGGCTGGAAGTGCGCAAGATCACGCTGTCGATGCTGGCCGAGGCGCGCGGCAGCAAGCTGCCCTTCGTGCTCTAG
- a CDS encoding HAD family hydrolase, translated as MTDRIVAAFDFDGTITTADSFQHFVRRAVGTRRFACAGLRALPWILAMKTGLISRGAAKARFAWFAFGPMPARELDALATAFVQTELPRLVRPEMLERVREHQARGHQVVLVSASPSLYLEKWAATLGLDAVLATRLAWRDGAFAGRFDGENCWGPQKVVRLAAWWGDEPPAKLYAYGDSRGDKEMAERADWSWIRGQGPMGPIEA; from the coding sequence ATGACCGACCGCATCGTCGCCGCCTTCGATTTCGACGGCACCATCACCACCGCCGACAGCTTCCAGCACTTCGTCCGGCGAGCCGTCGGCACCCGCCGTTTCGCCTGCGCGGGCCTGCGCGCGCTGCCCTGGATCCTCGCCATGAAGACCGGGCTGATTTCACGCGGCGCGGCCAAGGCGCGCTTCGCCTGGTTCGCCTTCGGGCCGATGCCGGCGCGTGAGCTCGATGCGCTGGCCACCGCCTTCGTGCAGACCGAGCTGCCCAGGCTGGTGCGCCCCGAGATGCTCGAGCGCGTGCGCGAGCATCAGGCGCGCGGCCACCAGGTGGTGCTGGTGAGCGCCTCGCCCTCGCTGTACCTGGAGAAGTGGGCCGCCACCCTCGGTCTCGACGCGGTGCTGGCCACGCGGCTGGCCTGGCGGGACGGCGCCTTCGCGGGGCGCTTCGACGGCGAGAACTGCTGGGGACCGCAGAAGGTGGTGCGGCTCGCGGCCTGGTGGGGCGATGAGCCGCCCGCGAAGCTCTATGCCTATGGCGACAGCCGCGGCGACAAGGAGATGGCCGAGCGCGCCGACTGGTCGTGGATTCGCGGCCAGGGGCCGATGGGGCCGATCGAGGCCTGA
- the kdgT gene encoding 2-keto-3-deoxygluconate transporter has protein sequence MNIKKAIDRVPGGLMLVPMVLGACVHTFAPDAGKYFGSFTNGLIAGTVPILAVWFFCMGATIDLRATGVVLRKSGTLVVTKTLVAWLVTLICAQFIPDDGVKGGLFAGLSILAIVASMDMTNGGLYAAVMQQYGTREEAGAFVLMSLESGPLVSMTILGAAGVAVFEPRLFVGAVLPFLIGFALGNLDRDLRDLFGRCVHPLIPFFGFALGNGIDLHVIAKSGIPGIILGVAVIIVTGIPLILADRFIGGGNGTAGIAASSTAGAAVANPAIIGEMVPRFKPLVPAATATVATACLITAILVPIVTAIWARRFSRNLPASNAAAADAKLQQVGVSGHQGHI, from the coding sequence GTGAATATCAAGAAAGCGATCGATCGCGTACCGGGCGGCCTGATGCTGGTGCCCATGGTGCTGGGCGCCTGCGTCCACACCTTCGCGCCGGATGCGGGGAAATACTTCGGCTCGTTTACCAACGGGCTGATCGCCGGCACGGTGCCGATCCTCGCGGTGTGGTTCTTCTGCATGGGCGCCACCATCGACCTGCGCGCCACCGGGGTGGTGCTGCGCAAGTCGGGCACCCTGGTGGTGACCAAGACGCTGGTGGCCTGGCTGGTCACCCTGATCTGCGCGCAGTTCATTCCCGACGACGGGGTGAAGGGGGGGCTGTTCGCCGGGCTCTCGATCCTCGCCATCGTGGCCTCGATGGACATGACCAACGGCGGGCTCTACGCGGCCGTGATGCAGCAGTACGGCACGCGTGAGGAGGCCGGCGCCTTCGTGCTGATGTCGCTCGAATCGGGGCCGCTGGTCAGCATGACGATCCTCGGTGCGGCCGGCGTGGCGGTGTTCGAGCCGCGCCTGTTCGTGGGCGCGGTGCTGCCGTTCCTGATCGGCTTCGCGCTGGGCAACCTCGATCGCGACCTGCGCGACCTGTTCGGCCGCTGCGTGCATCCGCTGATCCCGTTCTTCGGCTTCGCGCTCGGCAACGGCATCGACCTGCACGTGATCGCCAAGAGCGGCATCCCGGGCATCATCCTCGGCGTGGCCGTGATCATCGTCACCGGCATTCCGCTGATCCTGGCCGACCGCTTCATCGGCGGCGGCAACGGCACGGCCGGCATCGCCGCCTCGTCGACCGCGGGCGCCGCGGTGGCGAACCCGGCCATCATCGGCGAGATGGTGCCCAGGTTCAAGCCGCTAGTGCCGGCCGCCACCGCCACGGTGGCCACCGCCTGCCTGATCACCGCGATCCTGGTACCGATCGTCACCGCGATCTGGGCGCGCCGCTTCAGCCGCAACCTGCCGGCCAGCAACGCGGCCGCGGCCGATGCGAAGCTGCAGCAGGTCGGCGTGTCGGGGCACCAGGGCCATATCTGA
- the kduI gene encoding 5-dehydro-4-deoxy-D-glucuronate isomerase has product MEVRQAIHSEHAKTLDTAGLRRHFLVEQVFEADALKLTYSHIDRIIVGGAFPATRAVEVPNALGKTIGVEHLLDRRELGAINIGGDGWVEVDGQRHAVRFEEAIYIGQGTQSVVFGSDDAARPAKFYLNCAPAHTRYPTRVITLQQASPETLGDPSTSNRRTIYKFIVPEVVQTCQLSMGMTKLEPGNLWNTMPCHTHERRMEVYFYFGMQENSAVFHMCGEPQETRHILVHNEQAVISPSWSIHSGVGTQAYTFIWGMVGENQVFKDMDHVKIGDLR; this is encoded by the coding sequence ATGGAAGTCCGCCAGGCCATACACAGCGAACACGCGAAAACCCTCGATACCGCCGGCTTGCGGCGCCACTTCCTGGTCGAACAGGTGTTCGAGGCCGACGCGCTCAAGCTGACCTACAGCCATATCGACCGCATCATCGTCGGCGGCGCCTTCCCGGCCACCCGCGCGGTGGAGGTGCCCAACGCGCTGGGCAAGACCATCGGCGTGGAGCACCTGCTGGACCGGCGCGAGCTGGGCGCGATCAACATCGGCGGCGACGGCTGGGTGGAGGTGGACGGCCAGCGCCACGCGGTGCGCTTCGAGGAGGCGATCTACATCGGCCAGGGCACGCAGTCGGTGGTGTTCGGCAGCGACGATGCCGCCCGCCCCGCCAAGTTCTACCTGAACTGCGCGCCGGCCCACACCCGCTATCCGACGCGCGTGATCACGTTGCAGCAGGCCTCGCCGGAAACGCTGGGCGACCCGTCCACCAGCAACCGCCGGACCATCTACAAGTTCATCGTTCCGGAAGTGGTGCAGACCTGCCAGCTCTCGATGGGCATGACCAAGCTGGAGCCGGGCAACCTGTGGAACACCATGCCCTGCCACACCCACGAGCGCCGCATGGAGGTGTATTTCTACTTCGGCATGCAGGAGAACTCGGCGGTGTTCCATATGTGCGGCGAGCCGCAGGAAACGCGCCACATCCTGGTCCACAACGAGCAGGCGGTGATCTCGCCGAGCTGGTCGATCCACTCGGGCGTGGGCACCCAGGCCTATACCTTCATCTGGGGCATGGTCGGCGAGAACCAGGTGTTCAAGGACATGGACCACGTCAAGATCGGCGATCTGCGCTGA
- the kduD gene encoding 2-dehydro-3-deoxy-D-gluconate 5-dehydrogenase KduD: protein MPANFFDLTGKVAVVTGCNTGLGAGMAIALAEAGCDIAGVNRGAPTETMARVESLGRRFLDLRADLSSTQPIDDVVNATVEAFGRIDVLVNNAGIIRRNDALAFTEEDWDVVIDTNLKTVFFLAQAVARQFVKQDGPGKIINVASMLSFQGGIRVPSYTASKSGVLGLTRLLANEWASRGINVNAIAPGYMETNNTTQLRHDAQRNEEIVGRIPAARWGVPGDLAGPVVFLASPASDYVHGHTLAVDGGWLAR, encoded by the coding sequence ATGCCAGCCAATTTCTTCGACCTGACCGGCAAGGTCGCGGTCGTCACCGGTTGCAATACCGGCCTGGGCGCCGGGATGGCGATCGCGCTCGCCGAGGCGGGCTGCGACATCGCCGGCGTCAACCGCGGCGCGCCCACCGAGACCATGGCACGCGTCGAATCGCTCGGCCGCCGCTTCCTCGACCTGCGCGCCGACCTGTCGAGCACGCAGCCGATCGACGACGTGGTGAACGCCACGGTCGAGGCCTTCGGCCGCATCGACGTGCTGGTCAACAACGCCGGCATCATCCGCCGCAACGACGCGCTCGCGTTCACCGAGGAGGACTGGGACGTGGTGATCGACACCAACCTGAAGACGGTGTTCTTCCTCGCGCAGGCGGTGGCGCGCCAGTTCGTCAAGCAGGACGGGCCCGGCAAGATCATCAACGTGGCCTCGATGCTGTCGTTCCAGGGCGGTATCCGGGTGCCCTCCTACACCGCCTCGAAAAGCGGCGTGCTGGGCTTGACGCGCCTGCTCGCCAACGAATGGGCCTCGCGCGGCATCAACGTCAACGCGATCGCGCCCGGCTACATGGAAACCAACAACACCACGCAGCTGCGGCACGACGCGCAGCGCAACGAGGAAATCGTCGGCCGCATCCCGGCCGCGCGCTGGGGCGTGCCGGGCGACCTGGCCGGCCCCGTGGTGTTTCTAGCCTCGCCCGCCTCCGACTACGTGCACGGCCACACGCTGGCCGTGGACGGCGGCTGGCTGGCCCGCTGA